A region from the bacterium genome encodes:
- a CDS encoding penicillin acylase family protein has product MKWALRSFAILLVIAAALVGFAWVQLRGSLPILDGEVVLSGLAAPVTVERDIQGVATIRGEHRIDVARALGFAHGQDRFFQMDLARRFAAGELAELLGESAVEADKRQRLHRFRARAETTVLNLPSLERRLARAYADGVNAGLEGLDAAPFEYLMLDADPEPWTAVDTVLVVHSIYLDLNDAFGEYEAARGAIEDLLGSEVLDFLDPSGTEWDAPLVGGPFQ; this is encoded by the coding sequence ATGAAATGGGCGCTGCGAAGCTTCGCGATACTCCTTGTCATTGCGGCGGCTCTGGTGGGCTTCGCGTGGGTTCAACTCAGGGGAAGCCTGCCGATCTTGGACGGAGAGGTCGTGCTCTCCGGCCTGGCTGCGCCGGTCACCGTTGAGCGCGACATCCAGGGCGTTGCCACGATTCGAGGAGAGCACCGTATCGACGTCGCCCGGGCGCTCGGCTTCGCCCACGGCCAGGATCGTTTCTTCCAGATGGACCTGGCGCGGCGGTTCGCCGCGGGCGAGCTGGCCGAGCTTCTGGGCGAGAGCGCGGTCGAGGCCGACAAGCGTCAGCGACTGCATCGCTTCCGGGCGCGGGCGGAGACCACGGTTCTGAACCTACCGTCGCTCGAGCGCCGCTTGGCTCGTGCCTATGCCGATGGCGTCAACGCCGGTCTCGAAGGGCTGGATGCGGCGCCGTTCGAGTACTTGATGCTCGACGCCGATCCCGAGCCGTGGACGGCGGTCGATACGGTTCTGGTCGTCCACAGCATATATCTGGATCTCAACGACGCCTTCGGTGAATACGAGGCGGCGCGGGGCGCGATCGAGGATCTGCTGGGCTCGGAAGTACTCGATTTCCTGGATCCCTCCGGTACCGAGTGGGATGCGCCGTTGGTCGGAGGGCCTTTCCAGA